A single genomic interval of Chitinophaga sp. 180180018-3 harbors:
- the pncB gene encoding nicotinate phosphoribosyltransferase, translating into MILTSILDNDFYKFTMQHGVVKLFPKARARYTFINRGQHSFPQGFAEALREEVNSMSQLQLTDEEKNFLAVTCPYLDPTYLDFLQGYRYNPDEVHIAQHGEALEVHVDGYWYRSILWEVPMMSLICELYYRLTGQQRVPDDEVIRITKEKIEKYKEMGITIADFGTRRRHSLEVHRLVVKTLHKYGEGCFIGSSNVHLAMRNGIKPVGTHAHEWFMFHAAKYGFKMANMLGLENWVQVYRGDLGIALSDTYTTPVFFEQFDKKFAKLFDGVRHDSGDPILFADRTIMHYKGKGINPLSKTIIFSDGLDYEKVANIATYCRGKVGMSFGIGTNFTNDVGLTALNIVIKMYEALPDDDVRWTPVVKLSDISGKYTGDEKMIELAKQLLSL; encoded by the coding sequence ATGATCCTGACATCTATTCTCGACAATGATTTCTACAAATTCACCATGCAGCATGGTGTTGTGAAGTTGTTCCCAAAAGCCCGCGCCCGCTACACTTTTATCAATCGTGGCCAGCATTCTTTTCCGCAGGGCTTTGCTGAAGCATTGAGAGAAGAAGTGAACAGTATGTCGCAGTTACAGCTGACCGACGAGGAAAAGAATTTCCTGGCTGTCACCTGTCCTTATCTGGATCCTACTTACCTCGATTTTCTGCAGGGCTATCGTTATAATCCTGATGAAGTACATATAGCCCAACATGGTGAAGCGCTGGAGGTGCATGTAGATGGTTATTGGTATCGTTCCATTCTCTGGGAAGTGCCGATGATGTCGCTGATTTGTGAACTGTATTACCGGCTTACCGGCCAACAGCGCGTACCTGATGACGAAGTGATTCGCATTACAAAAGAGAAGATAGAAAAGTATAAAGAGATGGGCATCACCATCGCGGATTTCGGCACCCGGCGCAGGCATTCGCTGGAGGTACACCGCCTGGTAGTGAAAACGCTGCACAAATACGGCGAAGGCTGCTTTATAGGCAGCAGCAATGTACACCTGGCCATGCGCAACGGCATTAAGCCAGTGGGCACACATGCCCATGAATGGTTTATGTTTCATGCTGCCAAATACGGCTTTAAAATGGCGAATATGCTCGGCCTTGAAAACTGGGTACAGGTGTACCGGGGCGACCTTGGCATTGCGCTTTCTGATACCTACACCACCCCTGTATTCTTCGAACAGTTCGATAAGAAATTCGCGAAATTATTCGACGGCGTGCGGCACGACAGTGGCGACCCTATCCTGTTTGCCGACCGTACCATCATGCACTATAAAGGGAAAGGCATTAACCCGCTCAGTAAAACCATTATTTTCTCGGATGGACTGGACTACGAAAAAGTAGCCAACATCGCCACTTATTGCCGGGGAAAAGTGGGAATGTCGTTCGGCATAGGTACCAATTTCACGAACGACGTAGGGCTGACAGCTCTTAATATTGTAATCAAAATGTACGAAGCACTTCCCGATGATGATGTCCGCTGGACACCAGTAGTGAAGCTTTCTGATATCAGTGGTAAATATACCGGGGATGAAAAAATGATTGAACTGGCGAAACAGCTGCTGAGCCTTTAG
- a CDS encoding serine hydrolase domain-containing protein, producing MRYLSLTIVICFYCIASTAQEVREKLDSLFESIYKDHAFNGNVLVVEKGKEIYRREFGYANVEDHQLNKADTRFQLASVSKTFTATAILQLKEKNKLKLDDPVQQYLPDFPLTGVTIRQLLQHTSGLQDYQIFEKPHREDTGRIFTNADIIPALKRYEMVLPPPGERWSYSNIGYGLLVLIIEECSGMSYPAYMERYIFRAAGMTHTYLASALLRHPDPERSVNYDFYGYAPADLLRVDSLPRYRIPNTILGGILGPGYVVSTTDDLLRFDEALYGNRLLRQETLEEAWTPGTLNNGQKAAMGWGSGQSYYGLGWNILRDTSIGKVVWHSGGAPGIVTVFLRNISRRQTVIVLDNVTHRNVHGNGINAMYLLNHRPPFPEKRSLASVYAQTLVSGGPDLATAQFNTLKRDTAHYYLDERELNTQGLELLWNGYPALGLEALKLNTLLFPGSWNVYDSYAAALVINNRKDAAIAMYRLSVTMNPGNNEGRTALQKLLEQMPQNKSR from the coding sequence ATGCGTTACCTGTCATTGACGATTGTTATATGCTTTTATTGTATTGCATCAACGGCACAGGAGGTCCGGGAAAAGCTGGATAGTCTTTTTGAATCTATATATAAAGATCATGCCTTTAACGGCAATGTACTGGTAGTGGAGAAAGGGAAGGAGATATACAGGCGTGAGTTTGGTTATGCCAATGTGGAGGACCATCAGCTCAACAAGGCGGACACCAGGTTTCAGCTGGCGTCGGTATCAAAAACATTCACGGCAACGGCTATACTCCAGTTGAAGGAAAAGAACAAGCTGAAACTGGATGACCCGGTACAGCAGTATCTGCCTGATTTCCCGCTTACAGGGGTTACTATACGGCAGCTGTTGCAGCATACTTCCGGTTTGCAGGACTACCAGATATTCGAAAAGCCTCACCGGGAAGATACCGGCAGGATTTTTACGAACGCGGATATCATTCCTGCATTGAAACGGTATGAAATGGTGTTGCCGCCTCCAGGTGAGCGCTGGAGCTATTCTAATATCGGATATGGATTGCTGGTGCTTATCATTGAAGAATGTAGTGGCATGTCGTATCCGGCATATATGGAGCGTTACATTTTCCGGGCAGCAGGAATGACGCATACCTATCTGGCATCGGCCTTGTTGCGGCATCCTGATCCGGAGCGCAGTGTTAATTACGATTTTTATGGGTATGCGCCGGCCGATCTGTTGCGGGTTGATAGTTTGCCCCGGTACCGGATTCCCAATACCATACTGGGAGGAATATTAGGCCCTGGTTATGTGGTGAGTACAACAGATGATTTGCTGCGTTTTGATGAAGCACTTTATGGTAACCGTTTGCTCCGGCAGGAAACACTGGAAGAAGCCTGGACGCCGGGGACCCTGAATAATGGCCAGAAAGCAGCGATGGGATGGGGCTCCGGACAGTCGTATTACGGGCTTGGCTGGAATATATTGCGGGATACCAGTATCGGCAAAGTGGTCTGGCATTCAGGTGGCGCGCCGGGGATTGTAACCGTGTTCCTCCGCAACATTTCCCGTCGTCAGACAGTGATAGTATTGGATAACGTTACGCATCGCAATGTGCATGGCAACGGCATCAATGCCATGTACCTGCTGAACCATCGGCCTCCATTCCCGGAGAAGCGGTCGCTGGCTTCCGTTTATGCGCAAACCCTGGTCAGTGGTGGACCGGATCTGGCAACCGCGCAGTTCAATACGTTGAAAAGAGATACTGCCCACTACTACCTCGATGAAAGGGAACTGAATACGCAGGGGCTCGAATTGCTTTGGAATGGCTATCCCGCGTTAGGGCTGGAAGCTTTGAAACTGAATACCTTGTTGTTCCCGGGCAGCTGGAACGTGTACGACAGCTATGCAGCGGCACTGGTTATCAATAACCGGAAAGATGCTGCCATAGCGATGTACCGGCTTTCTGTTACAATGAATCCCGGTAATAATGAGGGAAGGACTGCATTGCAAAAATTGCTGGAACAAATGCCCCAAAATAAAAGCAGATAA
- a CDS encoding DinB family protein — MLTGILINLFERDLSKLEEEIAAYGTEEGIWRVPPGINNSAGNLCLHICGNLQHFIGAVLGKTGYIRNRELEFNASHVPTEELLVLIGSTRRIILRVIAGLSPEDMDSTYPEKVFSGSMSTGHFLVHLSTHLNYHLGQINYHRRLTQ, encoded by the coding sequence ATGCTTACCGGAATATTGATTAATCTATTTGAGCGGGACCTCAGTAAACTGGAGGAAGAAATAGCCGCTTATGGCACTGAAGAAGGGATATGGCGGGTACCACCCGGTATTAATAACAGTGCAGGGAATCTGTGTTTACATATCTGCGGAAACCTGCAACACTTTATCGGTGCTGTGTTGGGGAAAACAGGGTATATCCGTAACCGTGAGTTGGAGTTCAACGCAAGTCATGTTCCCACGGAGGAGTTGCTGGTGTTGATTGGCTCTACCCGAAGAATTATACTTCGTGTTATTGCGGGGCTTTCGCCGGAAGACATGGATAGCACGTATCCTGAGAAAGTTTTTTCGGGATCTATGTCTACCGGGCATTTCCTGGTGCACCTGAGTACTCACCTGAATTATCATCTGGGTCAGATCAATTACCATCGTCGTTTAACCCAATAG